The proteins below come from a single Plasmodium sp. gorilla clade G2 genome assembly, chromosome: 13 genomic window:
- a CDS encoding RED-like protein, putative, with translation MSTELTNNDFRRIFDNFEKEKKEKENDALLKEEKKLKRKQKYLIKKKKNDEKNENQKYRDRAEERRKGILKDVKDESVLYNNVNNTIDESKFMGGDVEHTHLVKGLDFLLLNKVRNKLIDKISSEKEKMKLNSINKYITSGGNVLTNRSLSTSSITGFINEESKYIFKYFFLFEHPHHIHFKDKINGIYENIINNMKFKNYNKNIHSVNYKYNIDMDIDENDIPIKYIYHVDDIKNHHTYYLKNSFLNEIGACFKWHKENKKKKKSERLSRRPLTNNFSDPNLVSQEQGEDDDIDIFKMDDKDVNETDIINTNKSEIDEKNNIKTATQNEIKDIIFKDNKEDISRSIKEDKENYLNYNMKQFLSGKNISKSNNQNKENDKNSLTKNIFKDTYDECYPGYG, from the coding sequence ATGTCTACCGAATTAACTAATAACGACTTTCGTCGtatttttgataattttgaaaaggaaaaaaaagagaaagaaaatgatgcattattaaaagaagaaaagaaattgaaaaggaaacaaaaatatttaataaaaaaaaaaaaaaatgatgagaaaaatgaaaatcaaaaatatagAGATCGAGCAgaagaaagaagaaaaggTATATTAAAAGATGTTAAAGATGAAagtgttttatataataatgtaaacAATACTATAGATGAATCAAAATTTATGGGTGGAGATGTGGAACATACACATTTAGTAAAAGGTCTTGATTTCTTATTATTGAATAAAGttagaaataaattaattgataaaataagttcagaaaaagaaaaaatgaaactaaatagtattaataaatatattacaagtGGTGGAAATGTATTAACTAATAGATCTTTATCAACGTCATCAATTACAGGttttataaatgaagaatcaaaatatattttcaaatatttctttttatttgaacACCCACATCATATACATTTCAAAGATAAAATCAATggtatatatgaaaatattataaataatatgaagttcaaaaattataataaaaatatccattcagtaaattataaatataatatagatatggatattgatgaaaatgatataccaatcaaatatatttatcatgtggatgatataaaaaatcatcatacgtattatttgaaaaattcatttttaaatgaaattGGTGCTTGTTTTAAATGGCATAaggaaaataagaaaaaaaaaaaaagtgaacGATTATCCAGGAGACCCTTAACAAATAACTTTTCAGATCCAAATTTAGTTAGTCAGGAACAAGGGGAGGATGATGATattgatatttttaaaatggaTGATAAAGATGTAAATGAAAcggatataataaatacgaATAAGTCAGAAATTgatgaaaagaataatatcaAAACAGCAACCCAGaatgaaataaaagatataatatttaaagacAATAAAGAGGATATATCTAGAAGCATAAAAGAAGacaaagaaaattatttaaattataatatgaaacaATTTTTATcaggaaaaaatatttcgaaatctaataatcaaaataaagaaaatgataagaaTAGTTTaaccaaaaatatatttaaagataCATATGATGAATGTTATCCTGGGTAtggttaa
- a CDS encoding U1 small nuclear ribonucleoprotein A, putative, which translates to MSNNTTTHNINSINNVNNNDNINNDSLNNPNEPLDKNTNFTNAHFKAPSYVNGAGKNMDSASNMIPNINNNIQYHMPVPNNMPYGVNPNYNIHNNKMMNNPKNMYNPPYPLNMNTLPINSYGGPEKFTHSLRIPIYPTPQNMLYNTMNYMNSKAYIKHLKYNKVIPTDPTIPPNETLYIKNLNDRVKTDEMKKNLKDLFNTYGEIKDLIVMKSFWRKGQAWVVYDDKECATKALNALQGYVLFGKIMQINFSHNKSDIHAKRDGTFVERSKEPKKPKKILEREQKQKEIFEQMHKNYLEMQKNNFNMLNGNKEINKSEIIDLSQIDKQTLIAKAQAKANEDKNKKNEELPNNNIFSSYYQMNNIPPVQNYPVVMPYKILFVENVVENVDTQAFNDLFKNYAGFVEARIIPQRNVAFVDFTDENTATFAMKALQNYELQGSKLKISYAKR; encoded by the exons ATGAGCAATAATACAACTAcacataatattaattcaataaataatgtaaataataatgataatataaataatgattctTTAAATAACCCAAATGAACCCCTTGACAAAAATACCAATTTTACAAATGCACACTTTAAAGCTCCAAGTTATGTGAACGGTGCAGGTAAAAACATGGACAGTGCAAGTAATATGATaccaaatataaataataatattcagtATCATATGCCAGTTCCTAATAATATGCCTTATGGTGTTAAtccaaattataatattcataataacaAAATGATGAATAATCCAAAAAACATGTATAATCCTCCGTACCCATTAAATATGAATACTCTACCAATTAATTCATATGGAGGACCCGAGAAGTTTACACATTCTTTACGAATACCTATATATCCAACCCCacaaaatatgttatataataccatgaattatatgaacagtaaagcatatataaaacatttgaaatataataaagtgATACCAACTGACCCAACAATACCTCCAAATGAAAcattgtatataaaaaatttgaatGATAGAGTAAAGACAgatgaaatgaaaaaaaatctaAAAGATTTATTTAACACATACGGAGAAATAAAAGATTTAATTGTTATGAAATCATTTTGGAGAAAAGGACAAGCATGGGTTGTATATGATGATAAAGAATGTGCTACTAAAGCTTTAAATGCATTACAAGGGTATGTGTTATTTGGTAAGATTATGCAAATTAATTTCTCACATAATAAAAGTGATATACATGCTAAAAGAGATGGGACTTTTGTGGAAAGATCAAAAGAACCTAAAAAACCCAAAAAAATACTTGAAAGagaacaaaaacaaaaagaaatatttgaaCAAAtgcataaaaattatttagaaatgcaaaaaaataattttaatatgcTTAATggtaataaagaaataaataaatctgAAATTATTGATTTAAGTCAAATCGATAAACAAACACTTATTGCAAAAGCCCAAGCAAAAGcaaatgaagataaaaataaaaaaaatgaagaattaccaaataataatatattctcatcttattatcaaatgaataatattccTCCAGTTCAAAATTATCCTGTTGTTATgccatataaaattttatttgttgAAAATGTAGTAGAAAATGTTGATACACAAGCTTTTAATgacttatttaaaaattatgcaGGATTTGTTGAGGCTAGAATTATACCTCAGAGAAATGTTGCATTTGTCGATTTTACTGATGAAAACACAGCAACGTTTGCAATGAAAG ctCTACAAAATTATGAATTGCAGGGATCCAAATTGAAAATATCATATGCCAAAAGATAA
- a CDS encoding exosome complex component RRP40, putative — protein MEEDDVIISGTHMTIEKEKLEKMNENNFEKIHDNEYENIYRSKCSGILLKTPYYPYKYDIMNTSYKYIPKVGDLVIGIVKTKKLDYYQMDINCNCECIIHKIDSFKYATKSSFPNLLNGTLLYMVVEKINLENNSVVTSCINSSDVKSWINYENYLGELFDGFVFSVNIACAKSLIGDRCYILDLIGQDIKYEIAVGHNGRIWIKANDPLEINLIHLALKHSFGKTRAQMNVLWKSIYNLNKKTT, from the exons atggaagaaGATGATGTGATAATAAGTGGGACTCACATGACAATAGAGAAGGAGAAACTTGAAAAAATGAAcgaaaataattttgaaaaaattcatgataatgaatatgaaaatatatatagaagtaAATGTTCTGGTATTTTATTGAAAACACCATATTatccatataaatatgatattatgaatactagctataaatatatacctaAAGTTGGTGATTTAGTAATAGGTATAGTAAAGACGAAGAAATTAGATTATTATCAAATGGATATTAATTGTAATTGTGAATgtataatacataaaattgATAGTTTTAAATATGCAACCAAAAGTAGCTTTcctaatttattaaatggtacattattatatatggttgttgaaaaaattaatttagaaaataatagTGTAGTAACTAGTTGTATCAATTCATCAGATGTAAAATCTTGGATAAActatgaaaattatttagGAGAATTATTTGACGGATTTGTTTTTTCGGTTAATATTGCTTGTGCAAAAAGTCTTATCGGAGACAGATGCTATATATTAGATTTAATTGGTCaggatataaaatatgaaatagcAGTAGGACATAATGGACG aATATGGATTAAGGCAAATGATCCGTTGgaaattaatttaattcaCCTTGCACTTAAGCATTCATTTGGAAAAACTAGAGCTcag aTGAATGTATTATGGAAatctatttataatttaaataaaaaaactacataa
- a CDS encoding U3 small nucleolar RNA-associated protein 6, putative, with translation MDKVCKIIENMIYEFNDLKRKELFSDKEIIAIANKRRHHEYRINSPTSVLLHFILYLEFEMNLENLRTKRKNEKKEKLIEEILQNKNLIKDHYKEFSILKNKMEEEKNFDKFKELRKLLNKNENESKKFKNNVLKVEKKLQTLLGYSLSEYSLIKRIINIFDVCLRKNYNNISLWLQYFNFCFIKKKYDELENAILNSLKYHIKNELIWLIYLFYFYNIKKNIIQTRMLYLRAILFIPDSIYLNVLYFHFEFDVFMKLINNYKKKIETDIHQIKTNETNNNNHINGTKKKNKNDEQKIQNIHGYYENENNNIKVNEQKNKKDNNNMNETICINSTNDTLDIRTTTNISNNNNNNYYHSGASRGNINHNINNSNNNKYLNDSNNVIHLKDLQIDHVYGEFLKTNMDNMNIINSNHISDFKVNADDNNGENYLTSFDNNIYSVIKEEDKYGLDVIIFLIKKYMSTLGSDKSKLHIFVFLLLNTLLKIEKNSWIKMYTRQYDDFKQVVLDSINSCKFEEPFLYYYFFIETCVNSCYFDFFEDTEFTILKDEYYKRSMEKLENKNIYKIEKYFKYEHVKNLLKQLFNMFDNELMIYFFCIILTNLYDNISVYNNISEIFTIDINVKNDILEKQHENKEINNTYNTNNTNNNDNLENNILDNTDTITNNPTVNNINTTKNILHYMKEPNLTCHEDLEIFHFLKDDIFLCSNYKFHKLNMDFIKENNINTYDLLCKLNFITHVCLMEKNHSQISSNNYLFSYDKTNKNKDILSSILYFFLFNPKNMVQKLSYQKGKNNDIKEEKMSPNFILKKRKQTKDFLSSPSISKKIKRENQNKAKKKFEVNIYENDSDNKSVSDTDEATDDESDDESDEKNDKNIQDNNDNSTNTSDEEEKTNIYLKKSKNTQLIKKKEIHEKEFFIIDKLLLILTKKIHVLVKIHIIKCILTIVVYLDNENIKACLSMTIKQEYKNIMKINVSGKYSNELNEMINIYKKVYLE, from the coding sequence ATGGACAAAGTATGTAAGATTAtagaaaatatgatatatgaaTTTAATGATCTGAAAAGGAAAGAATTATTTAGtgataaagaaattattgCCATTGCAAATAAAAGAAGACATCATGAATATAGAATTAATAGTCCTACATCAGTgttattacattttattttgtatttagAGTTTGAAATGAATTTAGAAAATTTAAGaacaaaaaggaaaaatgagaaaaaagaaaaacttaTTGAGgaaatattacaaaataaaaatttaataaaagatcATTATAAggaattttctatattaaaaaataaaatggaagaagaaaagaattttgataaatttaaagaattaagaaaattattaaataaaaatgaaaatgaatctaagaaatttaaaaataatgttttaaaaGTTGAAAAGAAATTACAAACTTTACTAGGATATAGTTTATCTGAATATTCAttaattaaaagaataattaatatatttgatgtatgtttaagaaaaaattataataatatttctttatggttacaatattttaatttctgttttataaaaaaaaaatatgatgaacTTGAAAACGCTATATTAAATAGtttaaaatatcatataaaaaatgaactcATATggttaatttatttattctatttttataatataaaaaaaaatattatacaaacaAGAATGTTATATCTAAGGGCAATTCTATTTATTCCAGATAGTATCTATTTAAATGTGCTTTATTTCCATTTTGAATTTGATGTTTTtatgaaattaataaataattataaaaagaaaattgaaACAGATATACATCAGattaaaacaaatgaaacaaataataataatcatataaatggtacaaagaaaaaaaataaaaacgatgaacaaaaaatacaaaatattcaTGGCTATTATGAAAacgaaaataataatatcaaagtaaatgaacaaaaaaataagaaggataataataatatgaatgaaacCATATGTATTAATAGTACGAATGACACACTAGATATAAGAACAACAACAAAcattagtaataataataataataattattatcatagtGGTGCTTCCAGAGGCAACATcaatcataatataaataattcaaataataataaatatttaaacgATAGTAACAATGTAATACATTTGAAAGATTTACAAATAGATCATGTGTATGGAGAGTTTTTAAAAACCAATAtggataatatgaatattattaatagtaatCATATATCAGATTTTAAGGTTAATgcagatgataataatggtgAAAATTATTTAACCTCATTTGATAACAATATTTACAGTGttataaaagaagaagataaaTATGGACTTGatgttatcatatttttaattaaaaaatatatgagtACTCTAGGTAGCGATAAGAgcaaattacatatattcgtatttttacttttaaatACCCTTTTAAAAATCGAAAAGAATTCTTGGATAAAAATGTACACAAGACAATATGATGATTTTAAACAAGTAGTTTTAGATTCAATTAATTCTTGTAAATTCGAAGAaccttttctttattattatttttttatagaaacTTGTGTGAACTCTtgttattttgatttttttgaAGATACAGAATTTACTATTTTAAAGGATGAGTATTATAAAAGATCGATggaaaaattagaaaataaaaatatttataaaattgaaaaatattttaaatatgaacatgttaaaaatttattaaaacaacTTTTCAATATGTTTGACAATGAATTGAtgatttatttcttttgtattatattgacaaatttatatgataatattagtgtatataataatatatcagaaATATTTACTAttgatataaatgtaaaaaatgacATATTAGAAAAGCAacatgaaaataaagaaataaacaatacatataatacaaataatacaaataataatgataatttagaaaataatatattagataaTACAGATACAATAACAAATAATCCAActgtaaataatattaataccacgaaaaatattttacactATATGAAAGAACCAAATTTAACATGTCATGAAGATTTAgaaatttttcatttcttaaaagatgatatatttctatgtagtaattataaatttcatAAACTCAATATGGattttattaaagaaaataatataaatacttaTGATCTTTTATGTAAACTTAATTTTATAACTCATGTATGTTTGATGGAAAAAAATCATTCTCAAATAAGttcaaataattatttgtttaGTTATGATAAAacgaataaaaataaagatattctTTCCTCTAtcttatatttctttttatttaaccCCAAAAATATGGTTCAAAAGTTAAGTTATcagaaaggaaaaaataatgacataaaggaagaaaaaatgtctcccaattttattttaaagaaaaggAAACAAACCAAAGATTTTTTGTCTTCACCTTCTATAAGTAAGAAGATAAAAAGGGAAAATCAAAATAAGGCAAAGAAAAAATTTGAGGTAAATATTTATGAGAATGATAGTGATAACAAAAGTGTGAGCGATACAGATGAAGCAACTGATGACGAAAGTGATGACGAaagtgatgaaaaaaatgataaaaatattcaagataataatgataatagcACCAATACTagtgatgaagaagaaaaaacaaatatatacctaaaaaaatcaaagaatacacaattaataaaaaaaaaagaaatacacgaaaaagaattttttattatagatAAATTGCTTTTAATACTtactaaaaaaatacatgttcttgtaaaaatacatattatcaAATGTATTTTAACTATTGTCGTATATTTAgacaatgaaaatataaaagcaTGTCTTAGTATGACCATTAAacaagaatataaaaatataatgaaaattaatGTGAGTGGAAAATATTCTAATGAACTAAatgaaatgataaatatatataaaaaagtgtACTTGGAATAA
- a CDS encoding DnaJ protein, putative, translating into MEEGKGGNSKEDFLEKEMNIDTNNNMKDNINDNTHENEKNNASDENQLNNNDDDDDMNELLDNFLQDIENITSNKEKKVEDKKLNKEDAGKEINRILEHKHSSPFEIFGIYENINMDLIKSRYRKLSILIHPDKCKIDKAADAFHILTRAYEELQKDDIKEQYKSVYETAKKNIIKKHQLKKKKINEINEYLNKNEEEYEITKEIQQLINEECENLLKVQREKMEYAQKCKLANMKYVQEKEEERLKEEMEKEKEKKLWEQGRDERVNNWKNYKKENLKDEKEFHLYKNINKKKQERTEEQKQKLKNVPLMYDQNNVNKKRKIN; encoded by the coding sequence ATGGAAGAAGGGAAAGGTGGCAACAGTAAAGAGGATTTTCTTGAAAAGGAAATGAATATTGATacgaataataatatgaaggataatataaatgataatacacatgagaatgaaaaaaataatgctAGTGATGAAAACCAattgaataataatgatgatgatgatgatatgaATGAACTACTTGACAATTTTTTACAAGACATTGAAAACATAACATCcaataaagaaaagaaagttgaagataaaaaattaaataaagaagatgCAGGTAAAGAAATAAATCGTATTTTAGAACATAAGCATAGTTCTCCATTTGAAATATTTGgaatttatgaaaatattaatatggaTCTTATAAAAAGTCGATATAGAAAATTATCGATATTAATTCATCCTGATAAATGTAAAATTGATAAAGCTGCTGATGCCTTTCATATATTAACTAGAGCTTATGAAGAATTACAAAAAGATGACATTAAAGAACAGTATAAATCTGTTTATGAAACAgctaaaaagaatataataaaaaaacatcaactaaaaaaaaaaaaaattaatgaaataaatgaatatttaaataaaaacgaAGAAGAATATGAAATAACGAAAGAAATACAACAACTTATTAATGAAGAATgtgaaaatttattaaaagtaCAAAGAGAGAAAATGGAATATGCTCAAAAATGTAAACTAGCCAATATGAAATATGttcaagaaaaagaagaagaaagacTTAAAGAGGAaatggaaaaagaaaaagaaaaaaaattatgggAACAAGGAAGAGATGAAAGAGTTAATAATtggaaaaattataaaaaagaaaatctaaaggatgaaaaagaatttcatttatataaaaatattaataaaaaaaaacaagaacGAACAGAagaacaaaaacaaaaattgaaaaatgtTCCATTAATGTATGATCAAAATAATGTAAACAAAAAGAGGAAGATaaattaa
- a CDS encoding DEAD box helicase, putative, translating into MKNFFLFQLRNNYSIFLNRPLQVFTLNAKLISHLKVNYKHELLNYKLRKLTYVKKKKKKSYHNFDEKKYITTLNETVNQNENHNDIKKDSILNYTPDNHIKDNIIKEELYRENNEKEKEEIKKSNIDENKNVNINDQNEQNKDCYNKLLIENCCHIDKDVKKCLLEIFQYKEFTDVQRIVYNNIIKEKKENDLLIQAKTGTGKTIAYLLLSINDIIKNKILSVHTLIIVPTRELANQIYNECKLLLTYKHNINVLTLTGGIKRRDDQLNIRRVKPDIIICTVGRLLDHFESTYLFNTLFENLKMLIIDEADQLLSSGYENDIHRLLTYLPSNRRNILLSATLGYNLDEIRKKMCKSDYIYLNCVKDISKHTSDQLRQYVLFHKAIDTTIILYNLLIEHMRLNQFTYKIIVFFPTARATSFYAQFFINQLKMSVYEIHRKKEPAHRQITSNRFSMESVGILFTSDISSRGLNYPDITLIIQVNTPISREQYIHRVGRTARSNKKGMAIILLNEADELFYQEIKDLNIQKLNAQNYTLKNTNLSNYLSTWMSNTQLLYLAYAYYSSILRFYKTKYTHLKINDDEIIDAVNNMLLSTGLVEQPYISKNLATTLNMQNNVKLKIRKDLDDILLL; encoded by the coding sequence atgaaaaatttttttctatttcagTTGAGGAATAATTATTCCATCTTTTTGAATAGGCCTCTACAAGTATTTACATTAAATGCTAAATTAATTAGTCATCTTAAAGTGAACTATAAGCATGagttattaaattataagtTGAGAAAGTTAacatatgttaaaaaaaagaaaaaaaaaagttatcataattttgatgaaaaaaaatatattactacATTAAACGAAACTGTTAATCAAAATGAAAATCACAATGACATTAAAAAGGATAGTATATTAAACTATACACCAGACAAtcatataaaagataatattattaaagaagaattatataGAGAGAATaacgaaaaagaaaaagaagagataaaaaaatcaaatatagatgaaaataaaaatgtaaatattaatgatcagaatgaacaaaataaagattgttataataaattattaatagaaAATTGTTGTCATATAGATAAAGATGTAAAAAAATGCTTATTAGaaatatttcaatataaagaatttaCAGATGTTCAAAgaattgtatataataatataataaaagaaaaaaaagaaaatgatttattaatTCAAGCAAAAACAGGAACAGGGAAAACAATTGCATATTTATTGTTATCtattaatgatataataaaaaataaaatattaagtgTTCATACTCTTATTATAGTACCAACAAGAGAATTGGcaaatcaaatatataatgaatgtaaattattattaacatacAAACATAATATTAACGTCTTAACACTTACAGGAGGTATAAAAAGAAGAGATGACcaattaaatataagaaGAGTTAAACcagatattattatatgtactgTCGGACGATTATTAGATCATTTTGAATctacttatttatttaatacattatttgaaaatttaaaaatgttaataattGATGAAGCCGATCAATTATTAAGTTCAGGatatgaaaatgatattCATCGGTTATTAACATATTTACCATCTAATAGAagaaatattcttttatcaGCTACATTAGGATATAATTTAGatgaaataagaaaaaaaatgtgtaAATCAGATTATATCTATTTAAATTGTGTTAAAGACATTTCTAAACATACAAGTGATCAGTTAAGacaatatgtattatttcaTAAAGCCATTGATACtactattatattatataacttaTTAATTGAACATATGAGATTAAATCagtttacatataaaattatcgTTTTCTTTCCAACAGCTAGAGCTACTTCTTTTTATGcacaattttttataaaccaATTAAAAATGTCAGTTTATGAAATACATAGAAAAAAAGAACCGGCACATAGACAAATCACATCTAATAGATTTTCTATGGAATCGGTTGGAATTCTATTTACATCAGATATAAGTTCTAGAGGATTAAATTATCCAGATATTACTTTAATAATTCAAGTTAATACACCTATATCTAGAGAACAATATATTCATAGAGTTGGAAGAACAGCTAGaagtaataaaaaaggaatggctattatattattaaatgaagcagatgaattattttatcaAGAAATCAAAgatttaaatatacaaaaattaaatgcACAAAATtatactttaaaaaatacaaactTGTCAAATTATTTATCAACATGGATGTCTAATACACAATTACTATATTTAGCATATGCATATTATTCTTCTATATTAAGATTTTATAAAACCAAATATACACATCTAAAaattaatgatgatgaaatcATTGATGCtgttaataatatgttaCTTTCTACAGGATTAGTTGAACAACCTTATATTTCTAAAAATTTAGCCACAACTTTGAACATGCAAAATAATGTAAAGCTTAAAATAAGGAAAGATTTGGACGACATcttgttattataa